One Ethanoligenens harbinense YUAN-3 genomic window carries:
- a CDS encoding DUF2383 domain-containing protein, with the protein MNNNLNMLHDLLQTEITNQSMYNKYMMDIQNPEIRQMFMQMRDGKMQQVTQLQQEIKNFMRS; encoded by the coding sequence GTGAACAACAACTTGAATATGCTGCATGATTTACTGCAAACCGAGATAACAAACCAATCCATGTACAACAAGTACATGATGGATATCCAGAATCCGGAAATCAGGCAGATGTTTATGCAGATGCGGGATGGGAAAATGCAGCAGGTAACGCAGCTGCAGCAGGAAATAAAAAATTTCATGCGATCCTGA
- a CDS encoding class I SAM-dependent methyltransferase, with protein sequence MELPSLFAKYHILLDIKQQAFYRTGGKLVLNSKEFNLWADGYDKSVNLSEEANEYPFAGYRKVLGTIYDIVKSENGKNILDIDFGTGILSKKPYDEECSICGIDFSPKMIEIAKQKMPNAVLVQHDFTQGLPVILSDKSFDFIVCTYAIHHLNDFQKIRLIKESISHLSVGGKVLIGDVAFETTKEMRQCKAQSGSHWDADEIYLFVEMLKPAFPFMQFKKASFCSAILSFSK encoded by the coding sequence AGCATTTTATAGAACAGGAGGTAAGCTGGTGCTGAATAGTAAAGAGTTTAATTTATGGGCAGACGGCTACGATAAAAGCGTCAACCTTAGCGAAGAAGCAAATGAATACCCGTTTGCTGGGTATAGAAAAGTATTAGGGACAATCTATGACATTGTAAAAAGCGAGAATGGAAAAAATATTCTCGATATTGATTTTGGAACGGGAATTTTGTCAAAAAAACCATATGACGAGGAATGCTCGATTTGCGGTATCGACTTTTCACCTAAGATGATTGAAATTGCAAAACAGAAAATGCCGAATGCAGTATTAGTTCAGCATGATTTTACGCAAGGGCTGCCTGTCATTCTCTCTGATAAATCATTTGACTTTATCGTTTGTACATATGCGATTCATCATTTGAATGATTTTCAAAAAATTCGGCTAATTAAAGAATCAATTAGCCATCTATCTGTTGGTGGAAAAGTACTGATTGGAGATGTTGCTTTTGAAACAACAAAGGAAATGAGGCAGTGTAAAGCACAAAGCGGAAGTCATTGGGATGCCGATGAGATATACCTTTTCGTGGAAATGTTAAAGCCTGCATTTCCTTTTATGCAATTCAAAAAAGCATCATTTTGCTCGGCGATTCTCTCCTTTTCAAAATGA